Proteins co-encoded in one Capsicum annuum cultivar UCD-10X-F1 chromosome 9, UCD10Xv1.1, whole genome shotgun sequence genomic window:
- the LOC107841029 gene encoding rop guanine nucleotide exchange factor 12 gives MVSEISKISKSRSFNFRKMFERHTYSSNTHMVLENNNNNNNGHGKEMKFRNLLGGKSSSALELNQLDSINFNKSVDPVTRFAKEETRSRNIYKDKQGSEMEMMKERFAKLLLGEDMSGGGKGVSSALALSNAITNLAASVFGEQKKLEPMSEERKERWRKEISWLLSVSDYIVEFVPSQQKSKDGTNMEVMVTQQRRDLFMNIPALKKLDAMLIDCLENFKYENEFWYVSKDADESEKGVQRDDKWWLPTIKVPPEGLSDTCRKWLQYQKDCVNQVHKASMAINAQILSEMEVPENYIESLPKNGRSSLGDSVYKSITIEFFDPEQFLSTMDLSTEHKVLDLKNRIEASIMIWKRKMNHKDGKSTWGSAISVEKRELFEERAETILLLLKQKFPGIPQSSLDISKIECNNDVGHSVLESYSRVLESLANTVMSRIEDVLYADSLKQNPPLEVEKSNFSSADSSPPLPLSGMSTPKEQEAEVLSSATQTPTLSDFIGWGVEEGDAGMKKNHSTGNLEAYFKDENDYNCIGKLASITPTKFSYIDEIGSGLGSPTARP, from the exons atggttagTGAAATATCCAAGATATCAAAGTCAAGATCTTTCAATTTTAGGAAAATGTTTGAAAGACATACATATAGTAGTAATACTCATATGGTGTtggagaataataataataataataatggacatGGCAAAGAGATGAAGTTTAGGAATTTATTAGGTGGAAAATCATCTTCAGCATTAGAATTAAATCAATTAGATagtattaattttaataaatctgTTGATCCTGTTACGCGATTCGCTAAGGAAGAAACAAGATCAAGAAAcatttacaaggataaacaaggTTCAG AAATGGAAATGATGAAAGAGAGGTTCGCAAAGCTGCTTTTAGGAGAGGACATGTCTGGTGGAGGAAAGGGCGTTTCATCGGCTCTAGCTTTATCAAATGCCATTACTAATCTTGCAG CTTCTGTATTTGGTGAGCAGAAGAAGTTGGAGCCAATGtctgaagaaagaaaagaaaggtgGAGAAAAGAAATCAGTTGGCTTTTATCTGTATCAGATTACATTGTTGAATTTGTTCCTTCTCAACAAAAATCTAAAGATGGAACAAACATGGAG GTAATGGTGACACAACAAAGAAGAGATTTGTTCATGAACATCCCAGCATTGAAAAAGCTTGATGCAATGCTCATT GATTGCTTGGAAAATTTTAAATACGAGAACGAGTTCTGGTATGTGTCGAAAGATGCTGATGAATCTGAGAAAGGTGTTCAGAGGGATGATAAATGGTGGCTACCTACAATCAAGGTTCCACCAGAGGGTCTCTCGGATACATGTCGAAAATGGCTACAGTATCAGAAAGATTGTGTGAATCAAGTACATAAAGCATCTATGGCTATTAATGCACAAATACTCTCAGAAATGGAAGTTCCCGAAAACTACATTGAATCTCTTCCTAAG AATGGTAGATCAAGTCTTGGTGATTCAGTCTACAAGAGCATTACAATTGAGTTCTTTGATCCTGAACAATTCCTTTCGACGATGGATTTGTCCACGGAACACAAAGTTCTTGATCTTAAGAACAGAATCGAGGCATCTATAATGATTTGGAAGAGGAAAATGAACCATAAAGACGGAAAATCGACGTGGGGTTCAGCTATTAGTGTGGAGAAGAGAGAGCTCTTTGAAGAAAGAGCAGAAACTATCTTACTATTGTTAAAACAAAAGTTCCCCGGAATCCCTCAGTCTTCTCTCGACATCAGCAAAATCGAATGCAACAAT GATGTAGGACATTCTGTTCTGGAGAGCTATTCAAGGGTGCTAGAAAGCCTAGCTAACACGGTTATGTCGCGTATTGAAGATGTCCTATACGCAGACTCTCTAAAACAAAATCCACCACTGGAAGTCGAAAAATCGAACTTCTCATCAGCTGATTCCTCACCTCCACTTCCACTAAGTGGTATGTCAACTCCCAAGGAACAAGAGGCAGAAGTGTTGAGTTCTGCTACACAAACACCGACTTTATCCGATTTCATTGGTTGGGGTGTGGAGGAAGGCGACGCAGGAATGAAGAAGAATCATTCGACGGGTAACTTAGAGGCTtatttcaaagatgaaaatgactaCAATTGCATAGGGAAACTCGCTAGTATTACTCCCACGAAATTTTCCTATATCGACGAGATTGGAAGTGGACTAGGAAGTCCAACAGCTCGACCTTAA
- the LOC107841030 gene encoding probable protein ABIL5 isoform X2: MIVQELKDLCSQLHHAADYCEKAFVKAEEKRDVVENTKEYLCRAVVTVVDHLGCVSAKLEYQISTIDTASATELRIDGLTQRLATCQQYSNKLALTRLCWTTDLATFHRRYISPSIDDLKRMKRMSRGFGIPIGSKNLDKDEFEAEENVPLFLYTYNCKPSLLEDSKQKSSFSPPVLPVRDGLSVVPKSQNSNFVFQEARKQKRNILTWKPMHNKDIRSLVRRGRRIVT, encoded by the exons ATGATAGTTCAG GAACTCAAGGATTTGTGCTCTCAGCTTCACCATGCTGCAGATTATTGTGAGAAAGCATTTGTAAAGGCAGAAGAGAAAAGAGA TGTGGTGGAAAACACAAAAGAGTACCTCTGCAGAGCTGTTGTTACAGTCGTCGATCATTTAGGATGTGTCTCAGCTAAACTTGAATACCAGATTTCAACGATTGACACAGCTTCTGCAACAGAGCTACGAATTGATGGCCTGACTCAA AGGCTCGCGACCTGCCAGCAATACTCTAACAAGCTTGCTCTCAcaaggctttgttggactaccgATTTAGCAACATTTCATCGTCGCTATATATCACCGT CAATTGATGATCTCAAGAGAATGAAAAGAATGTCAAG GGGATTCGGTATACCAATTGGCAGTAAGAATCTGGACAAGGATGAATTCGAGGCGGAGGAGAATGTGCCACTATTTTTGTACACTTACAACTGTAAGCCTTCTCTACTTGAAGATTCAAAGCAAAAGTCTAGCTTTTCACCTCCAG TGCTGCCAGTTCGCGATGGACTATCTGTTGTACCGAAATCACAAAATTCCAACTTTGTGTTTCAG GAGGCTCGAAAGCAAAAACGGAACATATTGACTTGGAAACCGATGCATAATAAGGATATCAGGTCACTCGTTCGACGTGGTAGAAGAATAGTAACATGA
- the LOC124887241 gene encoding uncharacterized protein LOC124887241 — translation MFDRKTTQHFELPYPLWKEESRHIHRMLTASNSLKRSEYLHTDIGSNFFCSPNTEAINNIQTVNILSIYLNVSCKKRAVRCTKAPAMRRVRRRAPPQGCIVRSLALHFCQRLFPRLELVTSWSHDSNCTSYSKALLLYKHIL, via the exons ATGTTCGACAGGAAAACAACACAACATTTTGAACTTCCCTATCCGCTATGGAAGGAAGAGAGCAGGCACATACATAGGATGCTAACCGCGTCCAACTCCTTAAAAAGGTCGGAGTATTTACACACAG aCATTGGCTCCAACTTCTTCTGCTCACCAAATACAGAAGCTATAAACAACATACAAACAGTTAACATTCTCTCCATATATCTAAACGTTTCCTGTAaaaaaagggcagtccggtgcactaaagctccagctatgcgcagggtccggagaagggccccaccacaagggtgtattgtacgcagccttgccttgcatttctgccagaggctgtttccaagacttgaacttgtgacctcctggtcacatgacagcaactgtaccagttactccaaggctctcctTCTATATAAACATATCTTGTAA
- the LOC107841030 gene encoding probable protein ABIL5 isoform X3 — MMQLSLTTPCNVVENTKEYLCRAVVTVVDHLGCVSAKLEYQISTIDTASATELRIDGLTQRLATCQQYSNKLALTRLCWTTDLATFHRRYISPSIDDLKRMKRMSRGFGIPIGSKNLDKDEFEAEENVPLFLYTYNCKPSLLEDSKQKSSFSPPVLPVRDGLSVVPKSQNSNFVFQEARKQKRNILTWKPMHNKDIRSLVRRGRRIVT, encoded by the exons ATGATGCAACTAAGTTTAACAACTCCTTGCAA TGTGGTGGAAAACACAAAAGAGTACCTCTGCAGAGCTGTTGTTACAGTCGTCGATCATTTAGGATGTGTCTCAGCTAAACTTGAATACCAGATTTCAACGATTGACACAGCTTCTGCAACAGAGCTACGAATTGATGGCCTGACTCAA AGGCTCGCGACCTGCCAGCAATACTCTAACAAGCTTGCTCTCAcaaggctttgttggactaccgATTTAGCAACATTTCATCGTCGCTATATATCACCGT CAATTGATGATCTCAAGAGAATGAAAAGAATGTCAAG GGGATTCGGTATACCAATTGGCAGTAAGAATCTGGACAAGGATGAATTCGAGGCGGAGGAGAATGTGCCACTATTTTTGTACACTTACAACTGTAAGCCTTCTCTACTTGAAGATTCAAAGCAAAAGTCTAGCTTTTCACCTCCAG TGCTGCCAGTTCGCGATGGACTATCTGTTGTACCGAAATCACAAAATTCCAACTTTGTGTTTCAG GAGGCTCGAAAGCAAAAACGGAACATATTGACTTGGAAACCGATGCATAATAAGGATATCAGGTCACTCGTTCGACGTGGTAGAAGAATAGTAACATGA
- the LOC107841030 gene encoding probable protein ABIL5 isoform X1, whose protein sequence is MNEEEINSSPKKYTEVETDDATKFNNSLQELKDLCSQLHHAADYCEKAFVKAEEKRDVVENTKEYLCRAVVTVVDHLGCVSAKLEYQISTIDTASATELRIDGLTQRLATCQQYSNKLALTRLCWTTDLATFHRRYISPSIDDLKRMKRMSRGFGIPIGSKNLDKDEFEAEENVPLFLYTYNCKPSLLEDSKQKSSFSPPVLPVRDGLSVVPKSQNSNFVFQEARKQKRNILTWKPMHNKDIRSLVRRGRRIVT, encoded by the exons ATGAATGAAGAGGAAATAAATTCATCTCCCAAAAAATATACAGAAGTTGAAACTGATGATGCAACTAAGTTTAACAACTCCTTGCAA GAACTCAAGGATTTGTGCTCTCAGCTTCACCATGCTGCAGATTATTGTGAGAAAGCATTTGTAAAGGCAGAAGAGAAAAGAGA TGTGGTGGAAAACACAAAAGAGTACCTCTGCAGAGCTGTTGTTACAGTCGTCGATCATTTAGGATGTGTCTCAGCTAAACTTGAATACCAGATTTCAACGATTGACACAGCTTCTGCAACAGAGCTACGAATTGATGGCCTGACTCAA AGGCTCGCGACCTGCCAGCAATACTCTAACAAGCTTGCTCTCAcaaggctttgttggactaccgATTTAGCAACATTTCATCGTCGCTATATATCACCGT CAATTGATGATCTCAAGAGAATGAAAAGAATGTCAAG GGGATTCGGTATACCAATTGGCAGTAAGAATCTGGACAAGGATGAATTCGAGGCGGAGGAGAATGTGCCACTATTTTTGTACACTTACAACTGTAAGCCTTCTCTACTTGAAGATTCAAAGCAAAAGTCTAGCTTTTCACCTCCAG TGCTGCCAGTTCGCGATGGACTATCTGTTGTACCGAAATCACAAAATTCCAACTTTGTGTTTCAG GAGGCTCGAAAGCAAAAACGGAACATATTGACTTGGAAACCGATGCATAATAAGGATATCAGGTCACTCGTTCGACGTGGTAGAAGAATAGTAACATGA